In Oryza brachyantha chromosome 1, ObraRS2, whole genome shotgun sequence, the following are encoded in one genomic region:
- the LOC102711196 gene encoding serine/threonine-protein phosphatase 4 regulatory subunit 3: protein MGEQERREAEGGGEAAAANNSGMQRVKVYRLTDGGKWDDQGTGHVNIDLLEGSKELGLTVLDEEDNETLLIHNITSEDIYRKQEETIISWRDPDAATELALSFQEAAGCSYIWDNICDIQRNIQFRNLGALEVGPRPTSVSLEASRVLHSNDESFRAVNGELRELPPVELSNLPLILKTILEGGITDQMRVAELITQERDFFPKLLDIFRICEDLENLDDLHMIFKLVRGIILLNSSSIFDKIFSDEFILDIIGALEYDPDVPKVQKHRAFLKDHVVFKEAIPIKNASVVSRIHQTYRIGYLKDVILPRVLDDATLASLNTMIHSNNAAVISLLKDDSCFIQELFARMRLPSISMESKRELVLFLHEFCTLSKSLPLVQQLRLFRDLSGEGVFDIISDVLQSQDRKIVSAGTDILILFLNQDPNLLRSYIVQQEGNSLLGLLVKGMVTDFGEAMHCQFLEILRILMDSFTMSGAHRDAVIEIFYEKHLDYLVDVIASSCPLRNISRASNSAGKTETEVNRTKPEILLNVCELLCFCIVHHPYKIKCHFLMNNAVEKILALTRRREKFLVVAAVRFMRTTISRNDDFLIRHVVKLNLFKPIIDAFVENGDRYNMLQSGVLELLEYIRKEGLKQLIIYANESFWDQLMKFEHFGSIQAFRLKYQQYLESVETKLGASVPDIRKKAEERGLEKEEEDYFNEDSDEEDSVQRTKSAQKQESRAKGSNGSEADDVSSRPKSGGLVDYADDDDEDFNPPSKEPDRPAEDDEPLTITKLKRKLMNNKVDGKQSDGEFQKRQKIETRITSVKIGASTNLASKHMDDLQKQEPRSPATTSPSSEANGVFGEHSVHSEEHQRSADTAETSRQAGVDCVKAMGNLSTEKTVNTTSTNDSEPYSVR from the exons ATGGGGGAGCAGGAGCGGCGTGAggcggagggtggcggcgaggccgcggcggcgaacaaCAGCGGCATGCAG CGTGTGAAAGTGTACCGTTTGACCGATGGAGGGAAGTGGGATGATCAGGGCACAGGGCATGTAAACATTGACTTGCTTGAG GGTTCTAAAGAACTTGGTTTGACTGTTTTGGATGAAGAGGACAATGAAACATTGCTCATCCACAACATTACTTCTGAAGATATCTACAGAAAGCAAGAGG AAACAATTATCTCATGGAGGGATCCAGATGCTGCAACGGAATTAGCACTGAGCTTTCAGGAAGCTGCTGGGTGCTCCTACATATG GGACAACATTTGTGATATTCAGCGAAATATTCAGTTTAGGAACCTTGGTG CTCTTGAAGTCGGTCCTCGTCCAACTTCGGTTTCTCTAGAAGCCTCTAGAGTATTGCATTCAAATG ATGAATCCTTCCGGGCTGTTAATGGTGAGCTCAGGGAGCTTCCACCTGTTGAGTTATCCAATCTTCCTTTAATTTTAAAG acTATATTGGAAGGTGGCATTACAGATCAGATGCGTGTGGCTGAGTTGATAACACAAGAG CGTGACTTTTTCCCAAAGTTACTGGACATTTTTCGAATATGCGAGGATTTAGAGAACTTAGATGATCTTCACATGATCTTCAAATTAGTCAGGGGAATCA TATTGTTGAACAGTTCATCAATCTTTGACAAGATTTTCTCTGATGAGTTTATTCTTGACATCATAGGTGCCCTTGAAT ATGACCCAGATGTTCCTAAAGTACAAAAGCATCGTGCTTTTCTGAAGGATCATGTAGTCTTTAAAGAG GCCATACCTATTAAAAATGCTTCTGTGGTGTCAAGAATACATCAAACATATAGAATAGGCTATCTAAAG GATGTTATATTACCACGAGTGTTGGATGATGCCACTCTAGCTAGTCTTAACACGATGATACATTCGAACAATGCTGCT GTAATTTCCTTACTAAAGGATGATTCTTGCTTTATCCAAGAATTGTTTGCTAGGATGAGATTACCAAGTATTTCTATGGAATCAAAAAGAGAATTG GTGCTGTTCTTGCATGAATTTTGCACTCTCAGTAAGAGTTTGCCACTTGTTCAACAATTACGTCTGTTTCG GGATCTTTCAGGTGAAGGCGTATTTGATATCATTTCTGATGTCTTGCAGAGTCaagatagaaaaattgtttcagCTGG GACAGATATCCTCATACTTTTTCTTAATCAGGACCCCAACCTACTGAGGTCATATATTGTCCAACAAGAAGGGAATTCTCTTCTTGGACTTCTG GTCAAAGGCATGGTAACTGACTTTGGTGAGGCCATGCACTGCCAATTTCTGGAAATTCTTCGTATTTTGATGGATTCTTTCACAATGTCTGGAGCACAT AGAGATGCTGTTATTGAGATTTTCTATGAAAAGCATCTTGACTATTTGGTTGATGTAATAGCATCATCCTGCCCTCTGAGGAACATTTCCAGAGCATCTAACTCAGCTGGAAAAACTGAAACTGAAGTGAATCGCACTAAGCctgaaattttgttaaatgTTTGTGAACTACTATGCTTTTGCATAGTTCATCATCCCTACAAAATTAA GTGCCACTTTCTAATGAACAATGCAGTAGAGAAAATCCTTGCCTTGACTCGACGGAGGGAGAAGTTTTTGGTTGTTGCAGCAGTTAGATTTATGCGAACTACTATATCAAGAAAT GATGATTTTCTTATTCGTCATGTTGTCAAGTTGAACTTATTCAAACCAATAATTGATGCCTTTGTTGAAAATGGGGATAGATATAACATGTTACAGTCGGGAGTACTCGAATTGTTGGAATACATACGGAAG GAAGGtctaaaacaacttattataTATGCCAACGAGTCCTTTTGGGACCAACTTATGAAGTTTGAACACTTTGGGAGTATTCAGGCCTTTAGGCTTAAGTATCAACAG TACTTGGAGAGTGTTGAAACAAAATTAGGTGCTAGTGTGCCTGACATTAGAAAGAAGGCGGAAGAAAGAGGCCTTgagaaggaagaggaagacTATTTCAATGAGGACAG TGATGAAGAAGATTCAGTCCAGCGGACAAAAAGTGCTCAGAAACAAGAAAGTAGGGCTAAGGGGTCCAATGGCAGTGAAGCTGATGATGTTTCCTCAAG GCCTAAATCTGGCGGTCTTGTGGATTATGctgacgatgatgatgaggatTTCAATCCTCCAAGTAAGGAGCCTGACAGGCCTGCAGAGGATGATGAACCCCTAACAATAACCAAATTGAAGCGGAAGTTAATGAATAATAAAGTGGATGGCAAACAGTCAGATGGGGAGTTCCAAAAGAGACAAAAGATAGAAACAAGAATTACTAGTGTTAAGATTGGGGCTTCTACTAACCTGGCTAGTAAACACATGGATGATTTACAGAAACAGGAACCCCGTTCACCTGCCACAACTTCACCAAGTTCTGAAGCCAATGGTGTTTTCGGGGAGCATAGTGTTCATTCTGAGGAGCATCAACGTTCTGCAGACACTGCTGAAACATCACGGCAAGCTGGCGTTGACTGTGTCAAGGCCATGGGCAATTTGTCCACTGAGAAGACAGTCAATACCACAAGTACGAATGATTCAGAGCCTTATTCAGTGAGATGA
- the LOC102712041 gene encoding pyrophosphate-energized vacuolar membrane proton pump-like, with protein sequence MADNTKGTEEKGLGVEEPSFAIVVAPEQTVPPEDSSDSDVADDEYSSPSDPCPSPKRSRKGDGEEGDKDCVPPKEGWDDFLKLKKSSKEMERSLKFSALAKKNKFPRHLGSTGYAPKAGWLVPMEEWTERAGNWVKARTPKITDEGKVSFEDPELQGVADKINKLCSSQKEGSFKSTREKDVLSTVLGNPEHGGRVRGVSSKMSWKEGFKHDPHKKHEANKDKLRDKGATDFERLHVPIGRSGKTLEFATAIAIPGRTYGEESITDVYAKVQPQVVHEGFESYDIDFPTVDGVSVLGDAVDVVILWHNNDISFGLGTNATRKPPIPLPRKVNDKADEPKMHKENLMPEVPPKIEGPEIEGPEVQMEIEVAEPEVQIVASVGPYSEVPRVLRSHDSKSKDENKEKFMITTFRGYEHEKALLPNWALNEGPWEMRRLHTFYMEASKKGLGSIIARSLADCFGDEGYAWLDFADLHAIYCRDKMDVNYVAVWMQYMDAKKKKEPIGFLDPTQICKAQHTVRLAPGSDQLKCKTPKQIAEYKKGLHQRLSISLFCRRPRSPGRLATRTNSMAGSAADAVIPACAVVGIAFAAWQWFVVCRTKVPYATTAAARNGVQAAAPVFRPEGEADVAVDGYGDEEEGDGDRDGAAAVVRCAEIQNAISVGANSFLLTQYKYLAAFTAVFAVIIFLFLGSVHRFSTDSRPCQYTRGRTCKPALANAAFSTAAFLLGAATSAASGFAGMRVATAANARTTLEARRGVGEAFAAAFRAGAVIGFLLASMALLVLYAAVKLFGLYYGDDWEGLYESITGYGLGGSSVALFGRVGGGIYTKAADVGADLVGKVERNIPEDDPRNPAVIADNVGDNVGDIAGMGSDLFGSYAESTCAALFVASISSFGADHDFAAVAYPLLISSAGLIACLITTLFATDFHRVKTDGAVAPALKLQLLISTALMTVAALAVTFAALPTEFTMFDFGEVKRVKNWHLFFCVAIGLWAGLAIGFTTEYFTSNAYSPVRDVADSCRTGAATNVIFGLALGYKSVIVPVFAMAVSIYVSFTLASIYGIAVAALGMLSTVATGLTIDAYGPISDNAGGIAEMACMSHRIRQRTDALDAAGNTTAAIGKGFAIGSAALVSLALFGAFVSRAGLTAINVLSPKVFVGLIVGAMLPYWFSAMTMRSVGSAALKMVEEVRRQFAAVPGLAEGLATPDYARCVGISTDASLREMMPPGALVLLAPLLAGTFFGVQTLAGLLAGALVSGVQVAISASNSGGAWDNAKKYIEAGASDHAKSLGPKGSEAHKAAVIGDTIGDPLKDTSGPSLNILIKLMAVESLVFAPFFAAHGGLIFR encoded by the exons ATGGCCGATAATACTAAAGGGACCGAAGAGAAGGGTTTAGGGGTGGAAGAGCCGTCCTTTGCTATTGTGGTTGCTCCGGAACAAACGGTCCCACCGGAAGATAGTTCCGACAGCGACGTAGCTGACGATGAGTACTCATCGCCAAGCGATCCTTGTCCAAGCCCGAAGAGAAGCAGAAAGGGCGACGGTGAAGAAGGCGACAAGGACTGTGTTCCCCCTAAAGAAGGG TGGGACGACTTTCTAAAGTTGAAGAAATCCTCGAAAGAAATGGAAAGGAGCCTAAAGTTTTCAGCTTTGGCCAAGAAGAACAAATTTCCTCGTCACTTAGGCTCCACGGGATACGCACCAAAGGCGGGGTGGCTGGTACCAATGGAGGAATGGACAGAGAGAGCAGGGAACTGGGTAAAAGCTAGAACTCCAAAGATCACGGATGAAGGCAAAGTATCGTTCGAAGATCCGGAGCTGCAGGGCGTTGccgataaaataaataagttatGCAGTTCACAGAAAGAAGGATCTTTCAAGTCTACGAGGGAGAAAGATGTGCTAAGTACGGTGCTGGGTAATCCTGAGCATGGGGGTAGGGTTCGAGGTGTGTCGTCGAAGATGAGTTGGAAGGAAGGGTTCAAACATGACCCCCACAAGAAGCATGAAGCGAACAAGGATAAACTTAGAGATAAAGGGGCTACGGATTTTGAAAG ATTGCACGTTCCTATTGGACGCTCCGGGAAAACTCTTGAGTTCGCTACAGCGATTGCTATCCCTGGGAGAACATATGGTGAAGAGTCCATAACCGATGTGTATGCCAAAGTGCAGCCACAAGTGGTGCACGAAGGGTTTGAGTCATACGACATAGACTTCCCTACTGTAGATGGTGTATCCGTACTTGGGGATGCTGTCGATGTTGTAATTCTCTGGCACAATAATGACATATCCTTTGGATTGGGCACCAACGCCACGCGAAAACCTCCGATACCTTTGCCGAGGAAGGTGAATGATAAGGCGGATGAACCCAAGATGCATAAGGAAAATCTAATGCCGGAAGTGCCACCGAAGATTGAAGGGCCAGAGATTGAAGGGCCAGAAGTCCAAATGGAAATTGAAGTAGCAGAACCAGAGGTGCAAATTGTGGCGTCAGTTGGGCCAT ACTCCGAGGTGCCTAGAGTGCTTAGGAGCCACGACTCCAAGTCCAAAGATGAGAACAAGGAGAAGTTCATGATAACCACCTTTAGAGGG TACGAACACGAGAAAGCACTCTTGCCGAATTGGGCACTAAACGAAGGACCATGGGAGATGAGAAGATTACATACCTTCTACATGGAAGCCAGCAAGAAAGGCTTGGGCAGTATAATAGCTCGATCACTGGCAGATTGTTTCGGCGACGAAGGTTACGCATGGCTCGATTTCGCAGATCTCCACGCCATATATTGTCGGGACAAGATGGACGTCAACTATGTTGCTGTTTG GATGCAATACATGGAtgctaagaagaaaaaagaacctATCGGCTTCTTGGATCCAACTCAAATTTGTAAAGCACAACATACCGTGAGGCTAGCACCAGGGTCAGACCAGCTAAAGTGCAAGACTCCAAAACAAATAGCTGAATACAAGAAGGGCTTGCACCA GCGgctctccatctctctcttctgCCGTCGCCCTCGATCGCCGGGGCGGTTGGCGACGCGTACGAATTCGATGGCCGGCTCCGCGGCGGACGCCGTGATACCGGCTTGCGCGGTGGTCGGCATTGCGTTCGCGGCCTGGCAGTGGTTCGTCGTGTGCCGGACCAAGGTCCCCTAcgccacgacggcggcggccaggaaCGGCgtccaggcggcggcgcccgtgTTCCGGCCGGAGGGCGaggccgacgtcgccgtcgacgggtacggcgacgaggaggagggcgacggggaccgcgacggcgccgcggccgtggTGAGGTGCGCCGAGATCCAGAACGCCATTTCGGTCG GAGCAAACTCGTTCTTGCTCACGCAATACAAGTACCTCGCCGCCTTCACCGCCGTGTTCGCCGTGatcatcttcctcttcctggGCTCCGTCCACCGGTTCAGCACGGACAGCCGGCCCTGCCAGTACACCAGGGGCAGGACCTGCAAGCCGGCGCTGGCCAACGCGGCGTTCAgcaccgccgccttcctcctcggcgccgccacctccgccgcgtcgGGCTTCGCCGGCATGCGGGTCGCCACGGCGGCGAACGCGAGGACCACCCTGGAGGCGAGGCGGGGCGTCGGCGAGgcgttcgccgccgcgttcCGGGCGGGCGCCGTCATCGGGTTCCTCCTGGCGTCCATGGCCCTCCTGGTGCTCTACGCCGCCGTCAAGCTGTTCGGCCTCTACTACGGCGACGACTGGGAAGGGCTGTACGAGTCGATCACCGGCTACGGGCTCGGCGGGTCGTCGGTGGCGCTGTTTGGGAGGGTCGGAGGCGGGATCTACACCAAGGCGGCGGATGTCGGCGCGGACCTTGTCGGAAAAGTCGAGAGGAACATCCCCGAGGATGACCCAAGAAACCCCGCG GTGATCGCTGACAACGTGGGCGAcaacgtcggcgacatcgccGGGATGGGCTCCGACCTGTTCGGCTCCTACGCCGAGTCCACCTGCGCGGCGCTGTTCGTCGCGTCCATCTCGTCGTTCGGCGCCGACCACGACTTCGCGGCGGTGGCCTACCCTCTGCTGATCAGCTCGGCCGGCCTCATCGCCTGCCTCATCACCACGCTCTTCGCCACCGACTTCCACAGGGTCAAGaccgacggcgccgtcgcgccggcgCTGAAGCTGCAGCTGCTCATCTCCACCGCGCTGATgaccgtcgccgccctcgccgtcaccttCGCCGCCCTCCCCACCGAGTTCACCATGTTCGACTTCGGAGAGGTGAAGCGGGTCAAGAACTG GCATCTGTTCTTCTGCGTCGCGATCGGGCTTTGGGCAGGTCTCGCGATCGGGTTCACCACCGAGTACTTCACCAGCAACGCTTACAG CCCGGTGAGGGACGTCGCCGACTCCTGCCGgaccggcgcggcgacgaacgTCATCTTCGGGCTCGCCCTCGGGTACAAGTCGGTCATCGTGCCGGTGTTCGCCATGGCCGTCTCCATCTATGTCAGCTTCACGCTTGCCTCCATCTATGGCATTGCCGTCGCCGCGCTTGGGATGCTCAGCACGGTCGCCACCGGGCTCACCATCGACGCCTACGGGCCGATAAGCGACAACGCCGGCGGGATCGCCGAGATGGCCTGCATGAGCCACCGGATCCGGCAAAGAACCGACGCCCTGGACGCCGCCGGAAACACCACCGCTGCAATCGGCAAg GGGTTCGCCATCGGATCGGCGGCGCTGGTGTCGCTGGCGCTGTTCGGCGCGTTCGTGAGCCGGGCGGGGCTGACGGCGATCAACGTGCTGAGCCCCAAGGTGTTCGTGGGGCTGATCGTCGGCGCGATGCTCCCCTACTGGTTCTCGGCGATGACGATGAGGAGCGTCGGCAGCGCGGCGCTGAAGATGGTGGAGGAGGTGCGCCGGCagttcgccgccgtcccgggGCTGGCGGAGGGGCTCGCCACGCCGGACTATGCCAGGTGCGTCGGCATCTCCACCGACGCGTCGCTCAGGGAGATGATGCCCCCCGGGGCGCTCGTGCTGctggcgccgctgctcgccggcaCCTTCTTCGGCGTCCAGACgctcgccggcctcctcgccggcgccctcGTCTCCGGCGTGCAG GTCGCCATATCTGCTTCCAACAGTGGTGGAGCCTGGGACAACGCCAAGAAATATATCGAG GCAGGTGCATCGGACCATGCCAAGTCGCTGGGTCCCAAGGGATCGGAAGCTCACAAGGCGGCGGTGATCGGCGACACGATCGGCGACCCGCTCAAGGACACATCCGGGCCGTCGCTCAACATCCTGATCAAGCTCATGGCCGTGGAGTCTCTCGTCTTCGCGCCCTTCTTCGCTGCTCATGGAGGATTGATATTCAGGTGA